Proteins from a single region of Microaerobacter geothermalis:
- a CDS encoding CdaR family protein — translation MDKWLKSNTFVKVVSLLLAVMLWMVVNLEKPPAASEPPTPQETSTTIKAVNLGVKYDKDRFSIVNKPDSVDVILQGKKSLLNQQQIMAGKYQVFIDVTQLGSGTFDVPVSYSGFPEGVKVQIVPGTVSVTIEEKQRKEMPITVELIGSTQEGYIPGQAIVKPIRALVMAPESQLEKVALVKAVVNVDGVNGPITKTVPLKVLDAQGNELKVDVNPAVADVTVPITSPFITIPIKLDVINRPASGYSVQSIKPSFEEIAVFGPLNVLKSIDYYPGPQIDLTGYTSDRFLQLKIPMMDGVTKIEPDFIEILVKIVPTEEKLIKGIPLSINGKREDMNVSLANPEMDQIDVTLLGAKELLKDVEKEDIQAFVDVSNMLPGTYDIPITFNLPNFVEVKNMDLQKVTVMISEQNRQSGTEQNPEKQPEQPVTQTDSADAGDQ, via the coding sequence ATGGATAAATGGCTGAAAAGTAATACATTTGTCAAAGTGGTTTCGTTACTTTTGGCAGTTATGCTTTGGATGGTGGTAAACCTGGAGAAACCGCCTGCTGCATCAGAACCTCCTACACCACAGGAAACATCTACCACAATCAAAGCCGTTAATTTGGGCGTGAAATATGATAAAGACCGGTTTTCCATTGTCAACAAACCGGATTCAGTTGACGTGATTTTGCAGGGGAAAAAATCGTTGCTAAACCAACAACAAATTATGGCTGGGAAATATCAGGTGTTTATCGATGTGACCCAACTGGGTTCCGGAACCTTTGATGTGCCCGTCAGCTACAGTGGTTTTCCCGAAGGAGTGAAAGTTCAAATCGTCCCTGGCACCGTTTCCGTCACCATAGAGGAGAAGCAGCGAAAGGAAATGCCAATCACCGTTGAATTAATCGGAAGTACTCAGGAGGGATATATTCCTGGCCAGGCCATCGTAAAACCGATTAGAGCCTTGGTCATGGCACCGGAAAGCCAATTGGAAAAAGTTGCACTGGTCAAAGCGGTCGTAAATGTGGACGGTGTGAATGGCCCAATTACAAAAACGGTACCATTAAAGGTCTTGGATGCACAAGGGAACGAATTGAAGGTGGATGTAAATCCGGCCGTGGCTGATGTAACGGTCCCTATCACCAGCCCTTTTATTACGATACCGATTAAGCTGGATGTTATCAATCGTCCGGCTTCAGGATACAGCGTACAATCCATAAAGCCAAGTTTTGAAGAAATCGCGGTTTTTGGACCCTTAAATGTATTAAAGTCTATTGATTACTATCCGGGACCACAGATCGATTTAACTGGGTATACATCTGATCGGTTTCTGCAGCTTAAAATTCCAATGATGGATGGAGTGACAAAAATAGAACCTGATTTTATTGAGATCCTTGTTAAAATAGTTCCAACTGAGGAAAAGCTGATTAAAGGCATTCCCCTTTCCATTAACGGAAAAAGGGAAGATATGAATGTATCCCTCGCAAATCCGGAAATGGATCAAATAGATGTCACCTTACTGGGAGCAAAAGAGTTACTAAAGGATGTGGAAAAGGAAGATATCCAGGCCTTTGTTGATGTTAGCAATATGCTGCCAGGAACGTATGACATTCCGATTACCTTTAATCTGCCGAATTTTGTTGAGGTCAAGAATATGGATCTGCAAAAAGTAACCGTCATGATTTCTGAACAAAACAGGCAGTCAGGAACAGAGCAAAATCCTGAAAAACAGCCGGAACAGCCAGTAACACAAACTGATTCAGCTGATGCGGGGGATCAGTAA
- the sigW gene encoding RNA polymerase sigma factor SigW: MEFVEKRLAQLAKKGDRQAFAELVDIYKDKVYHLAYRMLGNTQEAEDIGQETFLRVYSNLARYDEGYKFSTWIYRIATNLCIDRLRKRRQVYSLDAEVEGTDGLDMYSQISDQRKGPEEEILTSELQGVIQDAIHQLPPKYKNVIILRYVNDLSIQEISEILDIPVPTVKTRIHRGREALRKKLQHV, from the coding sequence ATGGAATTTGTAGAAAAAAGATTGGCTCAGTTAGCAAAAAAAGGAGACAGGCAAGCATTCGCTGAGCTTGTGGATATATATAAAGATAAGGTCTATCATTTGGCATACCGCATGTTGGGAAATACCCAGGAAGCTGAAGATATCGGGCAAGAAACATTTCTTAGAGTATATTCCAATTTGGCCAGATATGATGAAGGATACAAGTTTTCCACCTGGATATACCGGATCGCTACGAATTTATGCATAGACCGCTTGCGGAAGAGGAGACAGGTCTATTCTCTTGATGCAGAGGTAGAAGGGACGGATGGACTGGATATGTATTCCCAAATCTCTGACCAGAGAAAAGGACCAGAAGAAGAAATACTGACCAGTGAACTTCAGGGTGTCATCCAGGATGCGATTCATCAACTGCCGCCCAAGTATAAAAATGTGATTATCTTAAGATATGTCAATGATTTGTCTATACAAGAGATTAGCGAAATTCTAGACATACCTGTTCCTACAGTGAAAACCCGGATTCATCGGGGAAGAGAAGCTTTGCGGAAAAAACTTCAACATGTCTGA
- the cdaA gene encoding diadenylate cyclase CdaA, protein MDSLRNVVQYLGDVVDILIVTYIIYKFILFIRGTRAIQLLKGITVIVIVWLLSIYFQLNTLQWLMSQAFTYGVFAILIIFQPELRRALERLGRNRIFSLSSHQEDDEVEDIVHEIVKAVQYMEKRRIGALIVIERDTGINDYIETGIEINGKVSSELLINIFIPNTPLHDGAVILRKDAVMAASCYLPLSENPFINKELGTRHRAGIGITEVSDSLSVIVSEETGQVSIAKNGEMERNISDTQLEEWLVKELKPAVKPSNGPWYRKGSRHG, encoded by the coding sequence ATGGATTCCCTAAGGAATGTTGTCCAGTATTTAGGGGACGTAGTTGATATACTAATTGTCACCTACATTATTTATAAATTTATTTTATTTATACGCGGAACCAGGGCCATTCAGCTATTAAAGGGAATCACGGTCATCGTGATTGTATGGCTTCTCAGTATTTATTTTCAATTAAATACCCTCCAATGGCTCATGTCTCAAGCATTTACCTATGGAGTTTTCGCCATTTTGATTATATTTCAGCCTGAACTGAGAAGAGCATTGGAACGTCTGGGAAGGAACCGCATTTTTAGCCTAAGCTCCCACCAGGAAGACGATGAAGTGGAGGATATCGTCCATGAAATTGTTAAAGCGGTCCAATACATGGAGAAGCGAAGAATTGGTGCCTTGATTGTCATTGAAAGGGATACGGGGATCAATGATTATATCGAAACGGGAATTGAAATCAATGGGAAAGTTAGCTCTGAACTACTAATCAATATCTTTATTCCCAATACCCCGTTGCATGACGGGGCGGTCATTCTCAGGAAGGACGCTGTCATGGCTGCCAGCTGCTATTTACCTTTATCTGAAAATCCGTTTATCAACAAGGAATTGGGGACAAGGCACCGGGCAGGAATAGGAATCACAGAAGTGTCTGATAGTCTTAGTGTCATTGTTTCGGAAGAAACGGGACAAGTTTCAATTGCTAAAAATGGGGAGATGGAACGAAATATTTCAGATACTCAATTAGAAGAATGGTTAGTTAAAGAATTAAAGCCTGCGGTAAAGCCCTCAAACGGACCATGGTATAGAAAGGGTAGTCGTCATGGATAA
- the glmM gene encoding phosphoglucosamine mutase yields MGKYFGTDGVRGIANLELTPELAFKIGRCGGYALTRQKEHPKVLIGRDTRISGQLLEGALMAGLLSIGVEVLRLGVITTPGVAYLTKAMGADAGIMISASHNPVQDNGIKFFGADGFKLGDDMEQQIESYIDLEADNLPRPTGEKVGQVMDFFEGGQKYIQYLKSTVKETFSDLHIVLDCANGAASSWAPKLFADLGAKVTTLYANPNGTNINQNCGSTHPENLREEVLSRKADIGLAFDGDADRLIAVDEKGNLIDGDHILYICGTWLKEKGKLKNQTVVSTVMSNIGFRKKMEEHGIHTVYTSVGDRYVVEEMRKNDYVLGGEQSGHIIFLQHNTTGDGMLTALQLIQVMTDKGKALSSLAKEMTKYPQKLVNVPVKEKKGWDVNPRIQEEIGKIESLLSDEGRLLVRPSGTESIIRLMAEGPDEAVITAYLDHLAQVIKEELS; encoded by the coding sequence ATGGGTAAGTATTTTGGTACAGACGGAGTTAGGGGAATTGCCAATCTAGAGTTAACACCTGAGCTGGCCTTTAAAATTGGACGTTGCGGCGGATATGCTTTGACCAGGCAAAAAGAGCACCCAAAGGTATTGATCGGTAGAGATACGCGGATTTCTGGTCAGTTGCTGGAAGGGGCTCTGATGGCTGGACTTCTTTCTATTGGCGTGGAAGTCTTAAGGCTGGGAGTCATCACGACTCCTGGGGTGGCTTATCTCACAAAGGCAATGGGAGCCGATGCCGGGATCATGATTTCTGCATCCCATAATCCTGTTCAGGATAACGGGATCAAATTTTTTGGTGCAGACGGTTTTAAACTAGGCGATGACATGGAGCAGCAAATCGAATCGTATATTGATTTGGAAGCTGACAACCTTCCCAGGCCAACAGGGGAAAAAGTGGGCCAAGTCATGGACTTTTTTGAAGGCGGCCAAAAGTATATCCAATATTTAAAAAGTACCGTGAAAGAAACCTTTTCAGATCTTCATATTGTGCTGGATTGTGCCAATGGTGCAGCATCCAGTTGGGCCCCCAAACTGTTTGCCGATCTTGGAGCCAAAGTAACAACCCTATATGCCAATCCCAACGGCACCAATATTAATCAGAACTGCGGTTCAACCCATCCTGAAAATCTCAGGGAAGAGGTGTTGAGCAGAAAAGCAGATATCGGGCTGGCTTTTGACGGAGATGCGGACCGCTTGATTGCTGTGGATGAAAAGGGAAATCTGATTGACGGGGATCATATTTTGTATATATGCGGAACATGGCTGAAAGAAAAAGGGAAATTAAAGAACCAGACCGTGGTCTCCACCGTGATGAGCAACATTGGATTCCGCAAGAAAATGGAAGAACACGGAATTCACACGGTCTATACCTCTGTGGGAGACCGCTATGTGGTGGAAGAGATGCGCAAGAATGATTATGTCCTTGGCGGAGAACAATCGGGACATATTATTTTCCTACAGCATAATACTACTGGTGACGGGATGCTAACGGCACTTCAGTTGATTCAGGTGATGACGGATAAAGGAAAAGCCCTCTCTTCTTTGGCTAAAGAAATGACAAAGTACCCTCAGAAATTGGTGAATGTTCCCGTCAAGGAGAAAAAGGGCTGGGATGTCAATCCGCGGATTCAGGAAGAAATCGGAAAGATCGAATCCCTGTTATCCGATGAAGGACGATTACTGGTCAGACCTTCCGGAACAGAATCGATAATCCGGCTCATGGCTGAAGGCCCCGATGAAGCGGTCATCACTGCATATTTGGATCACTTGGCTCAAGTGATCAAAGAAGAATTGTCGTAA
- a CDS encoding zf-HC2 domain-containing protein: MDCSTSRKLIHDYLDKEIQASSLRKLREHIKECKDCARHLKELEKTEALLYNLSPMTISPQFTAKVLEKLPVEHKSKRIGRWFRNHPFVTAASLFLILMLGSIVSAWNADQEGFSFSSPKPQQLIINHEKIIVPEGEVVSGDLIVKNGDIEVRGRVEGNVVAIDGKVYLASTAYITGQTKEIDEFFEWLSFQWEKGWNWVKGKE, encoded by the coding sequence ATGGATTGTTCCACTTCACGAAAATTGATACATGATTATTTGGATAAGGAGATCCAAGCATCATCTCTTCGCAAGCTAAGAGAGCACATAAAGGAATGTAAAGACTGCGCCAGGCATTTAAAAGAATTGGAAAAAACCGAGGCTCTCTTGTATAACCTATCACCGATGACGATTTCCCCACAATTTACCGCGAAAGTTTTGGAGAAATTGCCGGTAGAACATAAGAGCAAAAGAATTGGACGCTGGTTTAGAAACCATCCTTTTGTCACAGCGGCTTCTCTTTTCCTGATCTTAATGCTAGGTAGTATCGTATCTGCCTGGAATGCTGACCAGGAAGGATTCTCCTTTTCATCCCCAAAGCCACAGCAGCTGATTATTAATCATGAGAAAATTATTGTACCTGAAGGGGAAGTTGTTTCGGGAGACTTGATCGTAAAAAATGGGGATATTGAAGTAAGGGGTCGGGTAGAAGGGAATGTCGTCGCTATCGATGGTAAGGTATACCTGGCATCTACCGCATACATCACCGGACAAACGAAGGAGATTGACGAGTTTTTTGAATGGCTGAGTTTTCAATGGGAAAAGGGATGGAACTGGGTAAAAGGGAAAGAATGA